A single Atopobiaceae bacterium DNA region contains:
- a CDS encoding FtsX-like permease family protein — translation MGRRPHSVFSTEIRRSITDSLGRFLAIAGIVALGCGFYAGLRMCGPDMRSAGDEFTDGTNLYDIRLVSTLGFSDNLVDDISGIDGVEAVMPGRSTDVMASLGSEQYAVRISTLPSDAATDSTVSDDGFSVESSDSSYLNRVTLKSGRLPTAKGECVLSADRVTDSSVGIGDTVTVLYGASDLTDVLDVREYTVVGFVSSSNYISSTSMGSTTLGSGLLGQYLYVTDDNFSDACPYTEVYVKAAGAQDEVAWSDAYQDKVDATKDNIEAALPQIKQERQDELKADAQTQLDDQKASFESEKADADAQLDDAKSQLDDAAATLADSKATLEDGEASYADGVSQLAEKRTEAADQLASGQATIDEKNEQLDEAQTTLDAQLASWNSSTPSYDADDQENSNKAGLEQKRQELQGQRDTYQAQLDALVGQAGTLDALDASKAKLDAAISQLEAQLATLTEGTPEYAAVEAQLEAAKEQLEDVTEAISAETKLTDGISQLDSGIASLTSGITEAESELSSAQATIDDGRAQVSSAQSTLDAQRSSATAQLDEAQATLDSSRAQLDDGWDQLASGQADYDSGLAEWQASRDEADAQLADAQAKIDDAQAQIDDISQPDIYTLDRTQNYGAESYISDSRRMDNIAAIFPLFFFIVAALVALTTMTRMVESDRTQIGCYKALGYSTARISSKYLVYAAVASVVGGIVGIFVLSQVLPMVVMNAYGIIYNVPSQPFPLGIDPVLGGLSLAAGVGITLLATWVAVVATLRETPAALMQPKAPKAGKRILLERIGPLWRRTSFTWKVTFRNLFRYKRRLLMCVIGIAGCTALLLTGLGVRDAINDIIDNQFGQISHYDCTIGLDDDASEDDVQSVVTYLDGTGDVDGHARTQSLNKQLGSATHDSTVVQVTIPQDCDAFTGMVTFRDRLTHDPITLDDSSVILSEKLATTLGVGVGDTVELFDQDDVGNATGQAHELTVTGVTENYVGDLLYLGKDAYASTGEAAPAYTTVYASVTDDATARDQITSDLHDESGVSTVSYIDETIESYRTMLRSMDIVMVVLVVSAAALAFIVLFDLTNINVEERSREIASLKVLGFTPREVNSYIFRETILLTLLGAVVGMPVGTAMEGFVVVTAEVDRIMFGRTIHPASYVVAFVLTLVFAVIVMLAMRRKLKAIDMVESLKSVD, via the coding sequence ATGGGCCGCCGTCCACATAGCGTCTTCTCCACCGAGATCCGCCGCTCGATCACGGACTCGCTCGGCCGCTTCCTGGCCATCGCGGGCATCGTGGCCCTGGGCTGCGGCTTCTATGCGGGCCTGCGCATGTGCGGCCCCGACATGCGCTCGGCCGGCGACGAGTTCACCGACGGCACGAACCTCTACGACATACGCCTCGTCTCCACCCTGGGCTTCTCGGACAACCTGGTGGACGACATCTCGGGCATCGACGGCGTCGAGGCCGTCATGCCGGGCCGCTCCACCGACGTCATGGCGAGCCTGGGCAGCGAGCAGTACGCCGTGCGCATCAGCACGCTGCCGTCCGACGCGGCCACGGACTCCACCGTGAGCGACGACGGCTTCTCGGTCGAGTCGTCCGACTCCTCCTACCTCAACCGCGTGACCCTGAAGAGCGGGCGGCTCCCGACCGCGAAGGGGGAGTGCGTGCTCTCGGCCGACCGCGTCACCGACAGCTCCGTGGGCATCGGCGACACGGTCACGGTGCTCTACGGCGCCTCCGACCTCACGGACGTCCTCGACGTGCGCGAGTACACCGTGGTCGGCTTCGTGAGCTCGTCCAACTACATCTCGTCCACGAGCATGGGATCGACCACCCTGGGCAGCGGCCTCCTGGGCCAGTACCTCTACGTGACCGACGACAACTTCTCCGACGCCTGCCCCTACACCGAGGTCTACGTCAAGGCGGCGGGCGCCCAGGACGAGGTCGCCTGGTCCGATGCCTACCAGGACAAGGTCGACGCGACCAAGGACAACATCGAGGCCGCGCTCCCGCAGATCAAGCAGGAGCGGCAGGACGAGCTCAAGGCCGACGCCCAGACGCAGCTCGACGACCAGAAGGCGAGCTTCGAGTCGGAGAAGGCCGATGCCGACGCGCAGCTCGATGACGCGAAGTCCCAGCTCGACGATGCGGCGGCGACCCTCGCGGACAGCAAGGCGACCCTCGAGGACGGCGAGGCCTCCTATGCGGACGGCGTCTCCCAGCTGGCCGAGAAGCGCACCGAGGCCGCAGACCAGCTGGCGAGCGGCCAGGCCACGATCGACGAGAAGAACGAGCAGCTCGACGAGGCACAGACCACGCTCGACGCCCAGCTCGCGTCCTGGAACTCCTCGACGCCGAGCTACGATGCCGACGACCAGGAGAACTCCAACAAGGCGGGCCTCGAGCAGAAGCGGCAGGAGCTGCAGGGCCAGCGCGACACCTACCAGGCGCAGCTCGACGCGTTGGTGGGGCAGGCCGGCACGCTCGACGCGCTCGATGCCAGCAAGGCCAAGCTGGACGCGGCGATCTCGCAGCTCGAGGCACAGCTCGCGACGCTGACGGAGGGGACGCCCGAGTATGCGGCCGTCGAGGCCCAGCTCGAGGCGGCCAAGGAGCAGCTCGAGGACGTCACGGAGGCCATCTCCGCCGAGACGAAGCTCACCGACGGCATCTCGCAGCTCGACTCGGGCATCGCCAGCCTGACGTCGGGCATCACGGAGGCCGAGTCGGAGCTCTCCTCCGCGCAGGCGACCATCGACGACGGCCGTGCCCAGGTCTCCTCCGCGCAGTCCACGCTCGACGCACAGCGCTCCAGCGCCACCGCCCAGCTCGACGAGGCGCAGGCCACGCTCGACTCCTCCCGCGCCCAGCTCGACGACGGCTGGGACCAGCTCGCGAGCGGGCAGGCCGACTACGACTCCGGCCTCGCGGAGTGGCAGGCCAGCCGTGACGAGGCCGACGCGCAGCTGGCCGACGCCCAGGCCAAGATCGATGACGCCCAGGCGCAGATCGACGACATCTCGCAGCCTGACATCTACACCCTCGACCGCACGCAGAACTACGGGGCCGAGTCGTACATCTCGGACTCCAGGCGCATGGACAACATCGCGGCCATCTTCCCGCTGTTCTTCTTCATCGTGGCGGCGCTCGTGGCGCTCACCACCATGACCCGCATGGTCGAGTCCGACCGCACGCAGATCGGCTGCTACAAGGCCCTCGGCTACTCCACCGCGCGCATCTCGTCGAAGTACCTGGTCTATGCCGCCGTCGCGAGCGTGGTCGGCGGCATCGTGGGCATCTTCGTGCTGTCGCAGGTCCTGCCCATGGTCGTGATGAACGCCTACGGCATCATCTACAACGTCCCGAGCCAGCCCTTCCCGCTGGGCATCGACCCCGTCCTCGGTGGCCTCTCGCTCGCCGCGGGCGTCGGCATCACGCTGCTGGCCACCTGGGTCGCCGTGGTCGCGACCCTGCGCGAGACCCCGGCCGCCCTCATGCAGCCCAAGGCCCCCAAGGCAGGCAAGCGGATCCTGCTCGAGCGCATCGGTCCCCTGTGGCGGCGCACGTCGTTCACCTGGAAGGTCACCTTCCGCAACCTCTTCCGCTACAAGCGGCGCCTCCTCATGTGCGTGATCGGCATCGCGGGATGCACGGCCCTGCTGCTCACGGGCTTGGGCGTGCGCGACGCCATCAACGACATCATCGACAACCAGTTCGGCCAGATCTCGCACTACGACTGCACCATCGGCCTGGACGACGACGCGAGCGAGGACGACGTCCAGTCGGTCGTGACGTACCTCGACGGGACGGGCGACGTCGACGGCCACGCCCGCACGCAGTCGCTCAACAAGCAGCTGGGCTCGGCCACCCATGACTCGACGGTGGTGCAGGTCACCATCCCGCAGGACTGCGACGCCTTCACGGGCATGGTCACCTTCCGGGACCGTCTCACCCATGACCCCATCACGCTCGACGACTCGTCGGTGATCCTCTCGGAGAAGCTCGCCACGACGCTGGGGGTGGGCGTGGGAGACACGGTCGAGCTCTTCGACCAGGACGACGTGGGCAACGCCACCGGCCAGGCCCACGAGCTCACGGTGACGGGCGTGACCGAGAACTACGTGGGTGACCTGCTCTACCTCGGCAAGGACGCCTACGCGTCCACGGGCGAGGCCGCACCCGCCTACACCACGGTCTATGCCTCGGTGACCGACGACGCCACGGCGCGCGACCAGATCACGTCCGACCTCCATGACGAGTCCGGCGTGAGCACCGTGAGCTACATCGACGAGACGATAGAGTCCTACCGCACGATGCTCAGGAGCATGGACATCGTGATGGTGGTGCTCGTGGTCTCGGCGGCGGCGCTCGCCTTCATCGTCCTGTTCGACCTCACCAACATCAACGTGGAGGAGCGCTCCCGCGAGATCGCGAGCCTGAAGGTGCTGGGCTTCACGCCGCGCGAGGTCAACTCCTACATCTTCCGCGAGACGATCCTGCTCACCCTGCTGGGGGCCGTGGTAGGGATGCCCGTGGGCACCGCCATGGAGGGCTTCGTGGTGGTGACGGCCGAGGTCGACCGCATCATGTTCGGGCGGACCATCCACCCGGCGAGCTACGTGGTGGCCTTCGTGCTCACGCTCGTCTTCGCCGTGATCGTGATGCTCGCGATGCGCCGCAAGCTCAAGGCCATCGACATGGTGGAGAGCCTGAAGTCGGTCGACTAG
- a CDS encoding ABC transporter ATP-binding protein, protein MAFVEFKDVRKVYHMGEVEVAAVDGMDFTMEAGELVVIVGPSGAGKTTVLNMLGGMDSCTSGAIELDGSVVSDYSERELTMYRRYDIGFVFQFYNLVQNLTALENVELASQICKDPLDAGTVLDEVGLSERKDNFPAQLSGGEQQRVAIARALAKNPKLLLCDEPTGALDYRTGKQILQLLQDTCHQTGRTVAIVTHNQAFCDIADRVIHIHEGRATSVETNASPVDASTVEW, encoded by the coding sequence CGCGGTGGACGGCATGGACTTCACGATGGAGGCCGGCGAGCTCGTGGTCATCGTGGGCCCCTCCGGCGCCGGCAAGACGACCGTCCTCAACATGCTCGGCGGCATGGACTCGTGCACGAGCGGTGCCATCGAGCTCGACGGGAGCGTCGTGAGCGACTACTCCGAGCGCGAGCTCACGATGTACCGCCGCTACGACATCGGCTTCGTCTTCCAGTTCTACAACCTCGTCCAGAACCTCACCGCGCTCGAGAACGTCGAGCTCGCGAGCCAGATCTGCAAGGATCCGCTCGACGCGGGCACGGTGCTCGACGAGGTGGGCCTCTCGGAGCGCAAGGACAACTTCCCGGCGCAGCTCTCGGGCGGCGAGCAGCAGCGCGTGGCCATCGCCCGCGCGCTCGCCAAGAACCCCAAGCTGCTCCTGTGCGACGAGCCCACGGGCGCGCTCGACTACCGCACCGGCAAGCAGATCCTGCAGCTGCTGCAGGACACCTGCCACCAGACGGGGCGCACCGTCGCCATCGTGACCCACAACCAGGCCTTCTGCGACATCGCCGACCGCGTGATCCACATCCACGAGGGTCGTGCCACGAGCGTCGAGACCAACGCGAGCCCCGTCGACGCCTCCACGGTCGAGTGGTAG